One Paenisporosarcina sp. FSL H8-0542 genomic region harbors:
- a CDS encoding endonuclease/exonuclease/phosphatase family protein, whose protein sequence is MMTKYQRRKAVSFMLTVACAIVALSGFGQNSFADETEFPRGESVDVKVMSYNIHHGEGTDKVLDLERIAQVIENSEADIIGLQEVDNHWSSRSNFEDQANWLAKRLGMFYVYGANLDNAPLIEGEPRSQYGTAILSKYPILDSENHKLTKIGNTEQRGLLEATINVKGNQVHFYNTHLALTSAEREIQIREVNELAGQVKGPKIIMGDLNAKPESPEMQLMISNYSDAFADQPTAYTYSSINPTVRIDYIFTTDNIETVNAEVIRTLASDHLPVTAVIKLERNEPFNNGQK, encoded by the coding sequence ATGATGACAAAATATCAAAGACGAAAAGCAGTATCGTTCATGTTGACTGTTGCTTGTGCCATTGTTGCTCTTTCTGGTTTCGGACAAAACTCCTTTGCCGATGAAACCGAGTTCCCACGCGGAGAATCGGTTGACGTTAAGGTAATGTCTTATAACATTCATCACGGTGAAGGGACAGATAAGGTTTTGGATTTGGAACGGATTGCTCAGGTTATTGAAAACTCGGAGGCAGATATCATTGGCTTGCAGGAAGTGGACAATCATTGGTCTAGTCGCAGCAACTTCGAAGACCAGGCAAATTGGCTGGCAAAACGGCTTGGCATGTTTTATGTGTATGGAGCAAACCTTGATAATGCACCATTAATCGAAGGGGAACCGCGCAGCCAGTATGGGACAGCGATTTTAAGCAAATATCCAATCTTAGATTCTGAAAACCACAAACTTACTAAAATTGGAAACACGGAGCAGAGAGGCCTGCTAGAGGCGACGATCAATGTTAAAGGAAATCAAGTTCACTTTTATAATACTCACCTAGCGCTGACTTCCGCAGAACGCGAAATCCAGATTCGGGAAGTCAATGAACTTGCTGGGCAAGTTAAAGGACCTAAAATTATCATGGGTGATTTAAACGCAAAACCGGAAAGCCCGGAAATGCAGCTGATGATTTCCAATTATAGTGATGCTTTTGCTGATCAACCTACAGCTTACACTTATTCTTCAATAAACCCTACTGTGAGAATCGACTATATTTTCACAACCGATAATATCGAAACAGTCAATGCCGAGGTGATTCGAACTTTAGCTTCTGATCATCTCCCAGTGACCGCTGTTATCAAACTTGAACGAAACGAGCCATTTAATAATGGACAAAAGTAG
- a CDS encoding DNA-binding protein, with protein sequence MKKEEIESYPLVLTAKEISSILKISKPNAYEVMKRIDFLLIKIGRCKGVLRDKVFRWLMSQQ encoded by the coding sequence ATGAAGAAAGAAGAAATTGAGTCATACCCTCTTGTATTAACAGCAAAAGAGATTAGTTCAATCCTGAAAATTTCTAAACCCAATGCATACGAGGTGATGAAAAGAATAGATTTTCTACTTATAAAAATTGGAAGATGTAAGGGAGTATTAAGAGATAAAGTTTTTCGTTGGTTAATGAGCCAACAATAG